One window of the Candidatus Methylomirabilota bacterium genome contains the following:
- a CDS encoding ATP-binding cassette domain-containing protein has protein sequence MSAPAPAIRVAGLTRRYGEVEAVRGIDLEVPPGEIFGLIGPDGAGKTSTFQVLGGVMPATAGTAELMGRPAREARPFVGYLTQAFSLYPDLSVHENIRYVGELRLVPREEIERRGRRYLEMFGMDRFGDRLAGRLSGGMRQKMALACALVAEPRILLLDEPTTGVDPVSRREFWDTLVDLSSHGMTILVATPYLDEAERCHRVALMHQGRLVRTGTPAEIRDGLGLTRLELRTPDLRAAAAALGGRDGIADVQRFGDRLDVMVRDAAEGERAVRAALGAAGQGVGSLRPGAPTLENAFVSILQSLEGEPRAPDFPGRRREEHHAEAVAIGARDLGKTFGDFTAVKGVDLEIRPGEVYGLLGANGAGKTTTIKMLCGLLEPSEGVVELAGERGALRSEAVRQQVGYMSQRFSLYDDLTIEENLDFFAGVYQVPPDRRAERKRWVLAFAGLEGRGGQLTGSLPGGWKQRVAFGAAVMHEPRVLFLDEPTSGVDPIARRALWTMINRLADSGTAILVTTHYLEEAEQCNRLGFMVGGELVAEGTPTGIKAAQGGRVLELRVDDPIRAMSRLRSELERWRVSLFGDRIHVIVDGDPDDAARDLRARLERASIRTLELTQQDYSLEDVFILIVERNHRAGRSAAAA, from the coding sequence GGCTGATCGGCCCCGACGGCGCGGGCAAGACCTCCACCTTCCAGGTGCTGGGCGGCGTCATGCCGGCCACCGCGGGAACGGCGGAGCTGATGGGCCGCCCCGCGCGGGAGGCGCGGCCGTTCGTGGGCTACCTCACGCAGGCCTTCAGCCTGTATCCCGATCTCTCGGTGCACGAGAACATCCGCTACGTGGGCGAGCTGCGCCTGGTGCCGCGCGAGGAGATCGAACGGCGCGGGCGGCGCTACCTGGAGATGTTCGGGATGGATCGGTTCGGCGACCGGCTCGCCGGCCGGCTCAGCGGCGGCATGAGGCAGAAGATGGCGCTGGCGTGCGCGCTGGTGGCGGAGCCTCGAATCTTGTTGCTGGACGAGCCCACCACCGGCGTGGATCCGGTGTCGCGGCGCGAGTTCTGGGACACGCTGGTCGACCTGTCGAGCCACGGCATGACGATCCTGGTGGCCACGCCGTATCTCGACGAAGCCGAGCGCTGCCACCGTGTCGCCCTGATGCACCAGGGGCGGCTGGTGCGCACCGGCACCCCCGCCGAGATCCGCGACGGCCTGGGCCTCACCCGCCTGGAGCTGCGCACGCCCGACCTCCGCGCAGCCGCGGCGGCGCTGGGCGGTCGCGACGGCATCGCAGACGTTCAGCGCTTCGGTGACCGGCTCGACGTCATGGTGCGCGACGCGGCGGAGGGCGAGCGCGCCGTCCGCGCCGCGCTCGGCGCGGCCGGCCAGGGCGTGGGCTCGCTGCGCCCCGGCGCGCCCACGCTGGAGAACGCCTTCGTGTCAATTTTGCAGTCGCTCGAAGGCGAGCCGCGCGCGCCCGACTTCCCGGGCCGGCGCCGCGAGGAGCATCACGCGGAGGCGGTCGCGATCGGGGCGCGCGACCTCGGCAAGACATTCGGGGACTTCACCGCGGTGAAGGGCGTCGACCTGGAGATTCGGCCCGGCGAGGTCTACGGCCTGCTCGGCGCCAACGGGGCCGGCAAGACCACCACGATCAAGATGCTCTGCGGGCTGCTGGAGCCGAGCGAGGGCGTGGTGGAGCTGGCCGGCGAGCGCGGGGCGCTCCGCTCCGAGGCCGTCCGGCAGCAGGTCGGCTACATGTCGCAGAGGTTCTCCCTCTACGACGACCTCACGATCGAGGAGAACCTCGACTTCTTCGCCGGGGTCTACCAGGTGCCACCGGACCGCCGCGCGGAGCGCAAGCGCTGGGTGCTGGCGTTCGCGGGCCTCGAGGGCCGCGGCGGCCAGCTCACCGGCTCGCTGCCCGGCGGGTGGAAGCAGCGGGTGGCCTTCGGGGCCGCGGTGATGCACGAGCCGCGGGTGCTCTTCCTCGACGAGCCGACGTCCGGCGTGGATCCGATCGCGCGCCGGGCCCTCTGGACCATGATCAATCGCCTCGCAGACAGCGGGACCGCCATCCTCGTCACCACGCACTACCTGGAAGAGGCCGAGCAGTGCAACCGCCTCGGCTTCATGGTGGGCGGCGAGCTGGTGGCCGAGGGCACGCCGACCGGGATCAAGGCGGCCCAGGGCGGCCGGGTGCTGGAGCTGCGCGTCGACGACCCGATCCGGGCCATGAGCCGCCTCCGGTCGGAGCTCGAGCGCTGGCGCGTGTCGCTCTTCGGCGACCGCATCCACGTCATCGTGGATGGCGACCCGGACGACGCGGCGCGCGACCTGCGCGCCCGCCTCGAGCGCGCCTCCATCCGCACGCTCGAGCTGACTCAGCAGGACTACTCGCTCGAGGACGTCTTCATCCTGATCGTGGAGCGGAACCACCGCGCGGGCCGGTCGGCCGCGGCGGCGTGA